The genome window agagacaaagaaaaaagatcaaaatcgaaggaaagagaaaagctaaagaaaaagaaagaagtggtgaagaagaaagaaaaaaggaaggaattACCCAGATATGATGTTAGGAAAATAGTTGCAGAAAGACCTTCAAGACCTAGGAAAGATGAGTATGGAAGAGATATTAGAGAAAAATCGAGACAAAGAAGTAGGTCTAGGAGTTGTAGTTCATCCAAACGTTCTAGATCATATTCCAAGCTCCGCTCCAGAAGCAGATCCAGAACTAGATTACAAAGGTCGTGGTCCAGAGATCGTAGATCTTATTCCAAATCTCTCTCTAGGCGGAGATCTCTTTCGCGTGGAAGACGTAAATCGCCGAAGAGAAGATCAACTTCTAGAAGAAGGTCTTCTTCAAGGAAACGATCCCTTTCTAGAAGGAGATCGAGATCTGTTTCTCGAAAACGGCGATCGAGATCTGTTTCTCGAAAACGGAGATCCTTATCAAGAAGAAGATCCAGAAGATCGGTCTCTAGATCAAGAAGGTCTTTGTCAAGATCTAGACAAAGAAGATCTATATCAAGATCCAGAAGATCTTTATCTAGATCTCGCGATAGGCGCAAAGACAAGAAAAAGTACAAATCTCGAAGTCGATCAAGAAACAGAAAGAAGTCTCGTTCAAAATCACCTAGAAAGTCGTCGAAATCTAGGGAAAGGAAACATTCAAAGAGAAAAGCACAAAGTAGATCAAGATCAAAAGGAAGGTCTTGTTCTAGGAATTGGGAACAAGTTGACAAAATTGTGGAACAAGAATTTTCtagggaaagagaagaaagagaatctTGGAGTGCACAATGGACACCATCTTGGTCGAGATCTAGATCAAAAACACCACAGCACGTACAACAAGAACCAATTACTTCTAGAGAATGGTCCCCAATGTTAGATAATGTGTCAGTTCCGCCAAAAAATCTAACTGTAATTTTAACAAACAAGGAAGctattaagaagaaaaaaaaagaacgtaaaaaggaaagcaaaaaagctaaagatgaaaagaaaagaaaggggaaAAGAAACAGGACTCCTCCACCGTCGAAAGAGGTTTTCGCCAGTGGAGATAATATTTTGGTTAGTGTGTGTTTTAATAAGGATAACGAAAACGATCAAGCAGTAGTCCCCGAACTTCCAGAAACAATTCCTCTAATTCCTCCCCTAAAACGACGTCGTAGGGAATCACTTCAAACTGATCCGCCGAAAcgatcgaaaaaagaaaagtcgAAGGACAAGCGTTCTAAATCTCCAAAGCCTAAgaaggataaaaagaaaaaatcaaaaGCAGCTGAAATAGCCGCTACAAAGAAACCAGTTGCAGTAATTGATCTGGATCAGTCTCCATTCCGGGAACAGACTCCATCTCCTAGAGACGTGATAGTTCTTAGTGACGATGACGATAAGCAAATTCAACAAATTATGCCAGATCAATGTCAACCATCTCAAAATTCTCCACCGCGAGAACAATTTATTTCTCAGGGTCCAAAAACACCTCCAGAGCCGCAAATCAAATTCTCAATAAATAAGCAGAGCAGTAACTTGCGACCGTCAATGTTGAATCCGCTTTTAgatgaggaagaagaggaggaaatgGATGAAAGGGTCGAAGAAGAATTAGAAATGAGAGCGCAGGAGGAGCTAGAATTGAGATTAAAAATTGGACCAAATACTCCTCCAGAACCTCCAACATCACCACCAACTAGTCCAGATGCGTATGATCCATTTGATCCAACGAAATCAAGATCGCCAACACCCGATGTTAGTCAAGAGGCGAATTCCGGCGATGAAAGAAGAAGGTCACCGAGGAAGCACGATTCTGCGGATAGTAATATCCTCGAAGAGGAAAATCTGCAAAATCAGGAGAGGCAGAGTCAAGAAAAGCAACTAGAGAAACCTAAGATCATTTCTATGGTTACGATCAAGAGAGCTTCTCCGCAAAGGGATGACGTTAACGATAATGAAAACAATAAGGACACTGTAGTCTCAACCGGGAACTTAGAGGTACAGCAGAGTCAACAAAATGTGCAAAACCAGAGTAATCCTTTCGCGGTGATGAATCCTGTACTAGCTACAGTAGCTGCAGCAGTACAGAGAAGTGGAGTATTTAATGCGTCAAATTCGAATAGTAATCAACGTAACTTgttacagtcgaatcgaatttcACCGAGTAATCAACAAAAACAACGTCCTGGCGATCGTTCGCAGGCACCTTCGGTTTTTACGAATTCAGGCAAATCCTCAAGAAGCTCAAAGTCCGGACAAACAAAAACCAACGGACAAAATGGAAACGATGCCGGCACAGAAACAACGGACAATGTGGATATGTCTTCCCCTTATTCGCCTGGGTCGACACTTAGCGATGGAATCTTCGATCCACCGAGTCCTACGAATTATAACAATTCACCTGCTGCTGGAGCAGGAAGTGGAGCAGGACCCGTTGGATCTCAACCTACGAAAACTAGCAATTCAAAAACGGCAAAATCCACCGAAAAAAAGGATGCATTTGATGCCCTTTTTGGTGCTTTACCGACCACAAAAACAATCAGTAAATCAAGTAGGAGCAAAAAACCTCAAAAAGATAAGAAGAAATCCACAAATCCGAAAGTTGGTGTTAGAATGGACGAAAACCAGCTTCAAATATTGGATGATCTTCCAAGTTCTGCAGTTGAAATGCAAGTCAAGGATAAGGTTTgggttttcttttcttttgggTTCTCTTTACTTCTAATATTTaagcaaaaataaatataaatatttgtcaaaatatTGGAGAAACATCGAAAAACAATTTAGAGTATtgcatttgaaaataaatttctctgaaatattttataattaaatattataagccTTTAATTTCTCTAAAGGTTATTAAATAACCTGTTTgccatatatattttttaatgatattatgtttaattattttgtagttCCTAAAAAAATTAAATCGTCAAGAACGAGTAGTTGAAGAAGTGAAATTAGTTTTGAAACCACATTACACAAAAAAGCACGTAACAAAAGAAGAGTACAAGGATATTATGCGGAAAGCAGTACCTAAGGtaggtgtatatatatgtatatatatacatatatatatttttcctttaaataaaagttataatAGAAAACGTCAGAAAAGAAATACTATCTATCAGAACATCATCTATCAGTGTTTaagcaattttattatatttgcctAGCTTTCATTTTATTGTTTTGGTAGATATGTCATAATAAAACAGGAGAAATCAATCCAAAAAAGATTGCCCACTTAATAGAAGCTTACGTCAGAAAATGCAGAAgtagcaaaaagaaaaatattgagaGTTCCTCCGTGAAGGCCTCTAAACCAGCGTAAGTAAACACAATCCAATTTTTAAAAAAACTATATTTTCAGGcttaaagaatattttactaCTTCTACATTTAAGAactttattatatatcataattatttacTATCTCTCcttgttaattaaaataaaggTAGATTATTTTTGCATTATTTATGAAAAGAATCGTGATCGTTTGCAacataaacaaattaaaatttatctgtTATAGAAAAATTTTGTGGAGTTGATCACGAGTCGGCTAGGTGTCCGTTCAATTCCCTTCGGTTTTATAGTTCAGATGATCGTCGTGCTCGATGAGCGGTGAGTGAGCTTTCAAAGAGCTAATCTGCTCTTCGATGATGCGATGTATGTTGTATTGTCTGTAAATACGTAATTAATTCATTGATTGGTCgattggttggttggttggttgattgattgattgattgattgattgattggTTGATTGATTGATCAGTTAACTTCTAAGAATACCATTTATTTATAGAAACAATACCCTTCGTTTCATCAGGGAATCCAATTGTCTCTACGGAAGATCCATCCTTCacataatatttaattcaatttatatttaatttttaaaaattctacaCTTTTCTATATCTACAAAATGTATTGGAATTCATAtttatttgaatacttaatTACGAAACTAATTCGTTTTCTGTATATATCTAagcattaaaatttataaattaatcaacAACAAGTgtgaataaaatgcaaatagAGTGAATTTTTATTCGTGTCTTTCATGAgttatatatgtttttaatGAATACAATTGCAATTGACAATCTAAATCATCaactatttattttcttttctttacgtCATATCATACGTTTTATACGctgttattatttacatatgttttaaaaaaattacttaTGAAACATATTAAGAAAGGACATTATCCAAGTTTCTACTAAAGTTtgcaatatattgttgaaaTCAATAAGTATTAAAACTTGTACAGTTAAAATTTTatggaaagaagaaaagtatacaaaaattttatatgaatatttatgctATCATGAAAAACActaatgtagtaatattattcTCCATGGTATTAAAATACTTATTTACATAGACAAATATTTATTGGCACTACAAACGATactttgataattatttattcaaataattaaatattagtcATTATCAGTTTATTTAATGGAAATTGGACATCAATATTTACGATACTTGCGTCggttaacatataaaatatgtatgtcaCAAATTGATACTTTTGGCTTTTCCGCAGAGACtgtcattttcatatttcttaatATACGTGTAAAAATGCTTAAATACTACGTTTCAAACGTACATATTGTAATTTGACTCTTAATACAGAGTTGGacattattcgaataaattattattatcattactatcattattattattaccattgTGTCTATTACTGCATTGTTATTAGTACTattctatatatgtattattaatatgtaGGTAATTGATTAAGGGAACTTTAATTAGGATTATGgtctatttatttttaagtcTATTTAGATGGatgaaatttattcgaataaatatacagtctattttgtttgtgttacaaaaatatttcgaataattgtattaaaattaacatagaaataaaaattaaaaaacataaaaattaatttcatattaataaaaagagatggagtaaagaattaaataaatcatcattaaatttgatattaaataattgGTCACTTAGAAGTttacttataaaatttattaattatacaagtataaataattttgtattataaataacaatgtTTTTTTATAGTGTGTCGTCtaaaaaatgattattataatagaaaattattaaatttctgtGTCGACTGgatgttttaaaaaatgcaattcaTATAAGGATCGCATtcatttgcaaaaatataatacaattagtaaaaaataaataaatatttgagaataacatcttatttaaatattttgtttattgattattattcgaataaaaattgtccAACTCTAATGTTGTATAGCCATAAAATCTGTGTGAGAATGAGAGAAATAGGATGAATGGAAATGAGCCTTAAGAAATAGAAGATCGTCTcctgaaattgtaaaataaggATTTCAAGAGGTACTGCTCAACGTATATCAAATCCGGTTGGCCGATATTTAGCCAATCATGTTTAAGCATATTTCTCTGAAATACATAAAAGCGATCGGATAATGTTCGATTCTTTTCAATgctaagtaataaaaaataaataatgtgtATTTAAAAAGAACTGTGTCTCCTATGTTTCATATAATATACAAGAACGTTATCCAGATCTTATTgtatttatactttttaaattctaaataagttGAACAAAGTAGTCCaatgaaaaacaaattgaaaaataattcatttcttaaaatttcaattagaaTATTCTTTTGAAAAATGTGATAAAACATTAACAACAATACTAAAACTTCCATACCCAAAATCAGTCTGTCTGTGATTATCATTTGGAGCATTGCCTACTGCCATCCGCCCAATCATGTTGAACATTTAACTTACAATCAATAACAAAATTACAACTGCTAAGTCAGTTGAACttatagtaaaaaaaaatgGCTTTCCATTAAATCGACCTCCTATccttattttttaaaacatgtaTTGTTTTGCAGAAAATCTTATTATCCAATTCTGAACCTTATAATTgttttatacataaacatttatttaaattaattatttgacaATATCATGTCTAGATTATTTAGTCTGCTGTTTAAAAAGTGGATGATGGATATTATATcccaatataatatatttatattagtaacatttatatatatatataaataaaaaaatatatatatatatatatacatatttatattatatatataatatatatatataatatatataatatatatatattatatgtatatatatatatatatatatatatatatatatatatatatatataatataatattatagactTAGTTTCATATGCATATGTGACTGGGTCTATTTGTAATTGTATTGCAAGGTTAAAATAAATAGGAAGTGTACTTAGTTTGTCACATCCGCTAATTAATCACTAAtgtgtatataaaaattcttctcATCTCTATACCCACATTCTGCAGTAGTGAAGTTGAATTGTGTTCAAGATGAAGTCAAAGTTTGAAAAACTGTGGCCTACAAAGCACGGGAAAGCCACAGAATAGTAGACTAAAGGTATTGTTACCTCAAGTATCTCAGAAAGTCATATAATAATTACACGAAAGCTCCAGAAAATACTCACAGATAATAATGATAAGATCGTAAACTTGTTGCAttgtacataataatattaaaatgccaaaaacaaaagaaataaagattagtgttttcaaaaatatatactaGATGTTAAAGAATCGAACAAAGGATCCCttaatcattaaatttttatactttttatccTTTCAAGTCAAGAATTAGATACGATATGGAAAATTGAACTTGATTAATAATTGATGATATCCAAAACTTGAATGACTATGGATGCAAATTTGTGACAGATGCAAACAGTAACGAGGATGTCTGCGTATGTGTGTGGAATCTTTTGTACTAAATAATGATGTATATATAATGAAGGGagaaataaagaatttaatattatcagAAAGAAAGTTGAACTTcttaaattaaacatttcataattgatattaaaattttaattaaatttaaatcttattaagtattatcaaaaatatttatttctattctatgtaatcttttaatttcaccatattatttttgatatgtttcgtaatacaaataaaaaatataacctGTACCTATAAGAACATTTCTAATTGTTGATATATCAATGCATATAAAAAGCCATTTCTTGTGCttaagtattttgaaatttctaaaaaataatatgcatatatacatataatacagtaAAAAGAAGTAATGATAACGATAATAACAATACGTATTATGTAATTTACGTAAATATAacctataaaatttaataacatacGAATTTTTCACTCAAAATACAATTTACACTGTAAAAATTAGATAACGgaagaaaagatatttttctggcgaataatttcattttgaataaaagtattttctttgaaaattgaaaatggaaGCAGCACTGCTGGCATTTATGAATAACTATCAATGAAGCAAAGTGGTATTCAAAGTGGCTGTCAAtcgagaaaattattttgttaaataataaggaaatataagaaattctaAGTGATGTTTACAATCCTTTCTGGCGTAAATTATACTTCTTCTTATCGCCTTTTAAGAGTAAATATGTAATACTTCAAATATACTCttttactaaaatattgagGTTAAGTTCTTATAAAGATTGAAGCTTCATATGAATGATgtcataaaaaattttatttcattaaaattgttttaataactaacattcaaaattttgaaaaggtGTACAAAACTTGGCAAAAAGTTATCATGAAGGAGGAAATAATGCCACAAAGCAGATCTGATCCAGTAGTTAAAAAACTGGATAATCCATTGTTTCATTCTATATTTACACCAGAACTTAATACTTTAGCACAATTGtttaaaaagtataattatCAACTAAAACTTGCTGGTGGTGCTGTCAGagatattttaatgaatataaaacCTGTAGATTTAGATTTTGCGACAGATGCTACCCCAGAGGAAATGAAAAGTatgtttgaaaaagaaaatatcagaaTGATTAATAATAAAGGGGAAAAGCATGGTATGTTGAAATATATACCAGTattttttgctattattaaaatgatatattgtAACAGAATTAAATCcttttatggaaattatttcaGGTACAATTACTTCAAGAATaaatgataaagaaaattttgaagTAACTACACTTAGAATCGACATACGCACTGATGGTAGACATGCAAAAGTCCAATTTACAAAAGATTGGAAAGTAGATGCTCTTCGTAGAGATCTGACAATAAATTCCATGTTTCTGGATTTTGAAGGAAGAATATATGATTATTTCTTCGGTTATGATGATTTACAGAAACGAAGAGTTGTTTTTGTAGGAAATCCAACATGTAGGATTAAGGAAGATTATCTTCGCATTTTAAGGTattttttcattagtttttcacataattaattatatatatatacatcttttcaagttagataaattaatattaagtaaactgaaattaagttatttttatatagaaattcttttgtttaattgcataaaatttatatcatttagGTATTTTCGATTTTATGGAAGAGTTGCAGAACAACCAGATATTCATGATGAATCTACCATAATagcaataaaagaaaatgtacaTGGATTGGAAGGAATATCTGGGGAAAGAATTTGGAATGAATGGTCAAAAATCCTCTCTGGAAATTATGCTAAAGAACTAACTTTGAAATTGCTAGAATGTGGCATCACAAGGTAATAGTAAATTAAACAGTAGAATGAAAATAAACTTAACGCGAtgtatttattgatatttaatttcagATATGTGGGACTTCCAGAAAATCCAAATATAAAAAACTTTGAGATCGTTCACGATACatctaaaaaaaataatatttctttgcaaCCAATTACTTATCTTGCTGTAATGCTAAAAGATGAAAATGAAGTATTGCAACTTCATAATAGATTAAAGTTATCTGCATATGAAAGAGATTTAGCATTATTTTTAGTTAGATACGGGGAAGACAAACCTTCAGTAAATCTAAAATTTTACAAAGGAATTCTTATTCATTGGAAAGGAAATGTTGTTAATGCAAGAAGTTATATTTGTGAATTATTAAACTCTAAACAATATTTTAGTCTTGCTAAAGATGTAGAAAAATTAGTAATACCAAGGTAACAACCAACTTTAAAATTATAACAatctgaaatataattataatagaaaatacgttaaaatgtaaatatttttcatcttttctacTAACTTTTCTACtaacattatatttatactaatttcttaaaatgaaatattcaatattcataaatgataaaagattattcttttattaaagATTTACTATTGCTGTTACTCTTAATATGTTTTATAATGAATTCTTATGTACTCTTTGATGTGTTTCAGATTTCCAGTTAGTGGAAACATGTTAAAACAATATGTTAGGAAGGGGAAAATGATGGGCA of Bombus terrestris chromosome 5, iyBomTerr1.2, whole genome shotgun sequence contains these proteins:
- the LOC100648507 gene encoding CCA tRNA nucleotidyltransferase 1, mitochondrial isoform X1, which translates into the protein MFTILSGVNYTSSYRLLRVYKTWQKVIMKEEIMPQSRSDPVVKKLDNPLFHSIFTPELNTLAQLFKKYNYQLKLAGGAVRDILMNIKPVDLDFATDATPEEMKSMFEKENIRMINNKGEKHGTITSRINDKENFEVTTLRIDIRTDGRHAKVQFTKDWKVDALRRDLTINSMFLDFEGRIYDYFFGYDDLQKRRVVFVGNPTCRIKEDYLRILRYFRFYGRVAEQPDIHDESTIIAIKENVHGLEGISGERIWNEWSKILSGNYAKELTLKLLECGITRYVGLPENPNIKNFEIVHDTSKKNNISLQPITYLAVMLKDENEVLQLHNRLKLSAYERDLALFLVRYGEDKPSVNLKFYKGILIHWKGNVVNARSYICELLNSKQYFSLAKDVEKLVIPRFPVSGNMLKQYVRKGKMMGIVIKELKDIWLDKDFETNAEELLQEVPRIISELEDKKLEKDNMFLSK
- the LOC100648507 gene encoding CCA tRNA nucleotidyltransferase 1, mitochondrial isoform X2; the protein is MKEEIMPQSRSDPVVKKLDNPLFHSIFTPELNTLAQLFKKYNYQLKLAGGAVRDILMNIKPVDLDFATDATPEEMKSMFEKENIRMINNKGEKHGTITSRINDKENFEVTTLRIDIRTDGRHAKVQFTKDWKVDALRRDLTINSMFLDFEGRIYDYFFGYDDLQKRRVVFVGNPTCRIKEDYLRILRYFRFYGRVAEQPDIHDESTIIAIKENVHGLEGISGERIWNEWSKILSGNYAKELTLKLLECGITRYVGLPENPNIKNFEIVHDTSKKNNISLQPITYLAVMLKDENEVLQLHNRLKLSAYERDLALFLVRYGEDKPSVNLKFYKGILIHWKGNVVNARSYICELLNSKQYFSLAKDVEKLVIPRFPVSGNMLKQYVRKGKMMGIVIKELKDIWLDKDFETNAEELLQEVPRIISELEDKKLEKDNMFLSK